From the Primulina tabacum isolate GXHZ01 chromosome 3, ASM2559414v2, whole genome shotgun sequence genome, one window contains:
- the LOC142539963 gene encoding small ribosomal subunit protein eS12-like: MSGEEPAVVEAAAPALGEPMDIMTALQLVLRKSRAHGGLARGLHEAAKVIEKHAAQLCVLAEDCDQPDYVKLVKALCADHNVSLISVPNAKTLGEWSGLCKIDSEGKARKVVGCACVVVKDYGEESEGLHIVQEYVKSH; this comes from the exons ATGTCGGG TGAGGAACCTGCTGTTGTAGAGGCTGCTGCCCCTGCTCTTGGGGAGCCTATGGATATAATGACAGCTTTGCAACTGGTGCTTCGGAAATCACGTGCTCATGGTGGCCTTGCTCGAGGGCTTCATGAAGCTGCCAAAGTTATTGAGAAACATGCTGCTCAACTTTGTGTTTTAGCAGAGGACTGTGACCAGCCAGATTATGTTAAATTGGTTAAAGCTCTGTGTGCCGATCATAATGTTAGCTTGATTTCGGTTCCAAATGCTAAAACCCTGGGCGAGTGGTCTGGA CTATGCAAGATCGATTCTGAAGGAAAAGCTAGGAAAGTGGTTGGCTGCGCCTGCGTCGTTGTGAAG GACTACGGAGAAGAAAGCGAGGGCCTTCATATAGTTCAAGAGTATGTGAAATCCCATTAG
- the LOC142539961 gene encoding uncharacterized protein At4g06598-like isoform X1, which produces MFSQHKKPELICCFQELDFSPMANSKGPSSIRSVMYTGKNTLLPPKSPYPSISSGFTDYIPTSATGPKAPPRPREGNIRHQRTSSESYLIEEQPSWLDELLNEPETPVRRGGHRRSSSDSFAYFDANNVRSLIYDSQNDNKNNNINLVPSWGSQEFDTYADMRHGSFFVDPQPPGKTKNRGWNTSVGSTLPPHGHRSRDKTIVSNAGLLSTSPDAEWNPPFLNESRDAVKSGIQDPNDSSEKKDSSQAKLPAPETDTKRAKQQFAQRSRVRKLQYIAELERNVQALQAEGSGVSAELEFLNQQNLILSMENKALKQRLDSLAQEQLIKYMEHEVLEREVGRLRSLYQQQQQPQQQQTPTSHRRANSRDLDQQFANLSLKYKEASAGRDSGSGQLHI; this is translated from the exons ATGTTCTCGCAGCATAAAAAGCCTGAGTTGATATGTTGTTTTCAG GAATTGGATTTTTCTCCTATGGCAAACTCAAAAGGACCATCGAGCATTAGAAGTGTGATGTACACTGGAAAGAACACTTTACTACCTCCTAAAAGTCCATATCCCAGCATATCCTCAGGGTTCACCGACTATATTCCCACTTCTGCAACTGGTCCAAAAGCTCCTCCAAGGCCTAGAGAAGGAAACATACGCCATCAGCGGACCTCCTCTGAAAGTTATTTGATAGAGGAGCAACCTTCCTGGCTTGATGAACTCCTCAATGAGCCAGAAACTCCTGTGCGTAGGGGAGGTCATCGTCGCTCATCAAGTGATTCATTTGCGTATTTTGATGCAAATAATGTTCGAAGCTTGATTTATGACTCCCAGAATGATAACAAGAACAATAATATAAATCTAGTGCCTTCGTGGGGATCTCAAGAATTTGATACATATGCCGACATGCGACATGGCTCCTTCTTTGTCGATCCCCAACCACCTGGTAAAACAAAGAACAGGGGGTGGAATACATCCGTGGGTTCAACCCTGCCTCCTCATGGCCATCGTTCTAGGGACAAGACTATTGTTTCAAATGCAGGTCTATTAAGCACTTCACCAGATGCAGAATGGAATCCACCATTCTTGAATGAAAGCCGGGATGCTGTTAAATCTGGTATTCAAGATCCCAATGATTCCTCTGAAAAAAAAGACTCTTCTCAGGCCAAGCTTCCTGCTCCAGAAACAGATACAAAACGTGCCAAGCA GCAATTCGCTCAACGCTCACGGGTCCGGAAGCTTCAATACATTGCTGAACTTGAAAGAAATGTCCAAGCTCTACAG GCCGAAGGCTCTGGAGTTTCTGCTGAACTTGAATTCCTTAACCAACAGAATCTCATTCTGAGCATGGAGAATAAAGCACTGAAGCAGCGATTAGATAGTTTAGCTCAGGAGCAGCTTATCAAATATA TGGAACATGAAGTATTAGAGAGAGAAGTCGGAAGGCTACGGTCCTTGTATCAGCAACAACAACAGCCTCAGCAGCAGCAAACTCCTACCAGCCATCGACGTGCCAACAGCAGAGATCTTGACCAACAATTTGCCAACCTTTCTCTAAAATACAAGGAAGCAAGTGCTGGTCGTGACTCTGGATCAGGCCAACTTCATATTTGA
- the LOC142539960 gene encoding uncharacterized protein LOC142539960 yields MKRTTYYEAVAQVLDQWPIKKALTYSDVDITHPFLTLSRQQVEAHIVVYMTPQQEENLRAEGQVNFNAQDDDTGEKYVMKLKWRGSYYNLIGKWGKVVRGKGLEVGQEIKLGWFNGCLHFSVPQQQIVTAPLIRAVTTHITQDHWPIKKVLTPSDVDPNHPFLPLSRKSVEDHIIVHWTPEERDSLIKEEQVSITARDYDTGDAHGMKLKWRGNYYNLIGKWANIIRHKGLGVGQEIRIRWMNNCLYFSVPEEPYVPASLGHDSWPVKKALTLSDVDTNHPFLTLPGKAVEDHILFYWTPQAREQLRNEHQVGINARDDDTGDLYVMKLKWRGSYYNLIGKWGKIIREKGLQVGREVRVRWDNGCLIFSVPR; encoded by the coding sequence ATGAAGAGAACAACATATTACGAAGCTGTAGCTCAGGTGCTGGATCAATGGCCTATCAAGAAAGCGCTCACATACTCTGATGTTGATATAACCCATCCTTTTCTGACATTGTCTCGGCAGCAAGTTGAGGCTCATATTGTGGTGTATATGACACCTCAACAGGAGGAAAATTTAAGAGCTGAAGGCCAGGTGAATTTTaatgcacaagatgatgacactGGTGAAAAGTATGTGATGAAACTGAAATGGCGTGGAAGCTATTATAATCTCATTGGCAAATGGGGGAAAGTTGTCCGCGGGAAGGGACTTGAAGTTGGGCAGGAAATCAAACTTGGGTGGTTTAATGGCTGCTTGCACTTTTCAGTTCCTCAACAGCAGATTGTCACAGCTCCACTAATCCGAGCTGTTACGACGCATATTACACAGGACCACTGGCCTATCAAGAAGGTATTGACACCTTCTGATGTGGATCCTAATCACCCTTTTCTTCCGTTGTCTCGCAAATCTGTCGAGGACCATATTATCGTGCACTGGACTCCGGAAGAAAGAGATAGTTTGATAAAGGAAGAGCAGGTATCCATAACTGCACGAGATTATGATACTGGTGATGCTCATGGGATGAAATTGAAGTGGCGAGGAAATTATTATAATCTTATTGGGAAGTGGGCAAACATAATAAGACATAAAGGGCTTGGTGTCGGCCAAGAGATTAGAATACGATGGATGAATAACTGTTTATACTTCTCAGTTCCAGAGGAGCCTTATGTACCAGCATCATTGGGACACGATAGCTGGCCTGTAAAAAAAGCTCTCACATTGTCTGATGTGGATACCAATCATCCTTTTCTTACTCTTCCCGGGAAAGCAGTCGAAGACCATATTCTTTTCTATTGGACACCCCAAGCTCGAGAACAATTGAGGAACGAACATCAAGTCGGTATTAATGCTCGAGATGATGATACTGGCGATTTATATGTGATGAAATTGAAATGGCGTGGAAGTTATTACAATCTAATTGGTAAATGGGGCAAAATCATTAGAGAGAAGGGGCTCCAGGTGGGCAGAGAGGTCAGGGTACGCTGGGACAATGGCTGCTTGATCTTTTCGGTTCCTCGATGA
- the LOC142539958 gene encoding MLO-like protein 4, which yields MVESKEREGRSLEVTPTWAVATLTTFMVFVCLFVERSIFRFGKWLKKTKRKALFASLEKIKEELMLLGLISLLLGQWSKWISQICVNSSLFTSKFYICSEKNYTEKKRMLLLEKLDSFNGTYIPPKGLIYNASHSCGEGREPFVSAQGLEQLNRFLFVLGITHVLYSCVVVGLSMSKIYSWRKWEIQAGLVAEANAQAKNKVMRRQATFALHRASHPWSRSRVLIWMLCFLRQFRSSVQKSDYMALRLGFITNHGLPQSYNFHKYMVRGMEDEFYKIVGISCPLWSYAILCIFINVHGLNIYFWLSFIPAILVMIVGTKLQHVVSLLALEIAEPREPSIANQVKPRDDLFWFGKPEVLLCLIQFISFQNAFEMATFIWTLWGFKERSCFTNNHGMIIIRLTTGVLVQFWCGYSTVPLNLIITTMGSRFKKALIAESVRISLHSWCKRVKERSRTLNSITTRSTWSIDEGDETNTAASGTVSPCSSPGSSSARLELSNVDQQCGFDASNLVDHEKGSEEKDP from the exons ATGGTGGAGAGTAAGGAAAGGGAAGGGAGATCTTTGGAGGTGACACCAACATGGGCTGTTGCTACTCTCACCACTTTCATGGTTTTCGTCTGCTTATTTGTTGAACGCTCTATTTTCCGATTTGGAAAG TGGTTGAAGAAGACAAAAAGAAAAGCGTTGTTTGCTTCTTTGGAGAAAATCAAGGAAg AGTTGATGCTTCTTGGCCTTATTTCTTTGTTGCTGGGGCAATGGTCAAAGTGGATCTCTCAAATCTGTGTAAACTCATCCCTATTCACCAGCAAATTCTACATATGTTCCGAGAAAAACTATACCGAGAAAAAGAGAATGTTGCTCTTGGAAAAACTGGATTCTTTCAACGGGACTTATATTCCTCCGAAAGGATTGATATACAATGCATCTCATAGTTGCGGCGAG GGGCGTGAACCATTTGTTTCTGCACAAGGACTTGAACAACTTAACCGGTTCTTGTTTGTTCTCGGTATAACTCATGTTCTATATAGTTGTGTGGTAGTTGGCTTGTCTATGAGCAAG ATATATAGCTGGAGGAAGTGGGAGATTCAGGCAGGCCTGGTGGCTGAAGCGAATGCACAAG CAAAGAACAAGGTGATGAGACGACAAGCGACCTTTGCTTTGCACCGTGCATCCCATCCATGGAGTAGGAGTCGAGTTCTCATCTGGATG CTTTGCTTCCTTAGACAGTTTAGGAGCTCAGTACAGAAGTCAGATTATATGGCATTGAGATTGGGTTTCATCACC AATCACGGATTGCCCCAGTCCTACAATTTTCATAAATACATGGTTCGCGGAATGGAAGACGAATTCTATAAGATCGTCGGAATCAG CTGCCCACTTTGGAGTTATGCCATTCTCTGTATCTTCATAAACGTGCACG GTCTTAATATTTACTTCTGGCTGTCGTTTATACCCGCAATT CTTGTCATGATAGTGGGGACGAAACTCCAACATGTTGTGTCCCTGTTAGCACTTGAAATTGCTGAGCCAAGAGAGCCATCCATCGCGAATCAAGTGAAGCCCAGAGATGATCTTTTTTGGTTCGGGAAACCCGAAGTTCTGCTATGTTTGATACAGTTCATATCGTTTCAG AATGCTTTTGAGATGGCAACTTTTATCTGGACCTTG TGGGGATTTAAAGAAAGATCTTGTTTCACGAACAACCACGGAATGATCATCATCCGGTTGACTACCGG AGTCCTTGTGCAGTTCTGGTGTGGCTATAGCACGGTTCCTCTCAACCTAATCATCACAACG ATGGGATCGCGTTTCAAGAAAGCTTTGATCGCTGAGAGTGTTCGAATATCGTTACATAGTTGGTGCAAGAGGGTGAAGGAGCGGTCCAGGACTTTGAACTCGATCACAACAAGGTCCACGTGGTCGATCGACGAAGGAGACGAGACGAACACAGCTGCATCTGGTACTGTGTCTCCATGTTCGTCTCCAGGTTCATCAAGTGCTCGTCTCGAACTGTCTAATGTAGATCAACAATGTGGTTTTGACGCTTCAAATTTAGTCGACCACGAAAAAGGTAGTGAAGAAAAAGATCCATAG
- the LOC142539961 gene encoding uncharacterized protein At4g06598-like isoform X2, protein MANSKGPSSIRSVMYTGKNTLLPPKSPYPSISSGFTDYIPTSATGPKAPPRPREGNIRHQRTSSESYLIEEQPSWLDELLNEPETPVRRGGHRRSSSDSFAYFDANNVRSLIYDSQNDNKNNNINLVPSWGSQEFDTYADMRHGSFFVDPQPPGKTKNRGWNTSVGSTLPPHGHRSRDKTIVSNAGLLSTSPDAEWNPPFLNESRDAVKSGIQDPNDSSEKKDSSQAKLPAPETDTKRAKQQFAQRSRVRKLQYIAELERNVQALQAEGSGVSAELEFLNQQNLILSMENKALKQRLDSLAQEQLIKYMEHEVLEREVGRLRSLYQQQQQPQQQQTPTSHRRANSRDLDQQFANLSLKYKEASAGRDSGSGQLHI, encoded by the exons ATGGCAAACTCAAAAGGACCATCGAGCATTAGAAGTGTGATGTACACTGGAAAGAACACTTTACTACCTCCTAAAAGTCCATATCCCAGCATATCCTCAGGGTTCACCGACTATATTCCCACTTCTGCAACTGGTCCAAAAGCTCCTCCAAGGCCTAGAGAAGGAAACATACGCCATCAGCGGACCTCCTCTGAAAGTTATTTGATAGAGGAGCAACCTTCCTGGCTTGATGAACTCCTCAATGAGCCAGAAACTCCTGTGCGTAGGGGAGGTCATCGTCGCTCATCAAGTGATTCATTTGCGTATTTTGATGCAAATAATGTTCGAAGCTTGATTTATGACTCCCAGAATGATAACAAGAACAATAATATAAATCTAGTGCCTTCGTGGGGATCTCAAGAATTTGATACATATGCCGACATGCGACATGGCTCCTTCTTTGTCGATCCCCAACCACCTGGTAAAACAAAGAACAGGGGGTGGAATACATCCGTGGGTTCAACCCTGCCTCCTCATGGCCATCGTTCTAGGGACAAGACTATTGTTTCAAATGCAGGTCTATTAAGCACTTCACCAGATGCAGAATGGAATCCACCATTCTTGAATGAAAGCCGGGATGCTGTTAAATCTGGTATTCAAGATCCCAATGATTCCTCTGAAAAAAAAGACTCTTCTCAGGCCAAGCTTCCTGCTCCAGAAACAGATACAAAACGTGCCAAGCA GCAATTCGCTCAACGCTCACGGGTCCGGAAGCTTCAATACATTGCTGAACTTGAAAGAAATGTCCAAGCTCTACAG GCCGAAGGCTCTGGAGTTTCTGCTGAACTTGAATTCCTTAACCAACAGAATCTCATTCTGAGCATGGAGAATAAAGCACTGAAGCAGCGATTAGATAGTTTAGCTCAGGAGCAGCTTATCAAATATA TGGAACATGAAGTATTAGAGAGAGAAGTCGGAAGGCTACGGTCCTTGTATCAGCAACAACAACAGCCTCAGCAGCAGCAAACTCCTACCAGCCATCGACGTGCCAACAGCAGAGATCTTGACCAACAATTTGCCAACCTTTCTCTAAAATACAAGGAAGCAAGTGCTGGTCGTGACTCTGGATCAGGCCAACTTCATATTTGA
- the LOC142538935 gene encoding serine/threonine-protein kinase-like protein At5g23170: MNEFEFEELEAATANFSPSNFISKGSHGIVYRGVLNNGKHVAIKKKSSCLQKVEDSSNIENEARMMSSLRPNSCLVDFLGIGHDGSNNKVIVMEHMPNGTLHELLHSWVMPPPTWGKRLDIALQVANGARFLHESNQPPIVHRDIKSTNILLDSNWNAKLADFGLSVRLEGDNNATLPAGTIGYLDPNYNTPGKLSTKIDVFSYGVVLLELISCREVMDVHKSPVSIVDWAVPLIKQGRFLEVCDKRTRPRPHLYHNIKCLLSLAARCVLPVESLRPSMGEIVATLEDPMPEPIRFPLTMIKFICGAIRNTNKRNSNTMMVKGTATDSEHRRIIVKKLLLTVTS; the protein is encoded by the coding sequence atgaatgaATTTGAATTCGAAGAACTTGAAGCAGCAACAGCAAATTTCTCCCCTTCGAATTTTATCAGCAAAGGAAGCCATGGAATAGTATACAGAGGTGTTCTCAACAATGGCAAACATGTAGCTATCAAGAAGAAATCTTCATGTCTTCAAAAAGTTGAAGACAGCTCGAACATCGAAAATGAAGCCCGAATGATGTCTTCCCTCCGTCCGAATTCTTGCCTGGTCGACTTTCTTGGAATCGGTCACGACGGTTCCAACAACAAAGTCATCGTCATGGAACACATGCCCAACGGCACGCTCCACGAGCTGCTTCACTCTTGGGTTATGCCTCCGCCAACATGGGGAAAACGTCTAGATATCGCGCTGCAAGTGGCTAATGGGGCGCGCTTCCTCCACGAATCGAACCAGCCCCCTATCGTCCATCGAGACATCAAGTCCACCAACATATTGCTCGACTCCAATTGGAACGCAAAGTTGGCTGATTTCGGGCTGTCAGTCCGGTTAGAGGGTGACAACAACGCAACTCTGCCTGCAGGTACGATAGGGTACTTGGACCCAAACTATAACACTCCAGGCAAGCTGAGTACCAAGATTGATGTGTTCAGTTATGGGGTTGTGTTGCTTGAGTTAATATCTTGTAGGGAAGTGATGGATGTGCACAAATCACCCGTCTCGATTGTGGACTGGGCTGTCCCATTGATCAAACAGGGCAGATTTCTTGAAGTTTGCGACAAACGAACCCGGCCACGGCCTCACCTCTATCATAATATCAAATGTCTGCTGAGTCTCGCAGCTCGTTGTGTGTTACCTGTCGAAAGCCTGCGTCCTTCCATGGGCGAGATCGTCGCAACATTGGAAGATCCAATGCCGGAGCCCATACGGTTTCCCTTGACCATGATCAAATTTATCTGTGGCGCTATTCGGAACACAAACAAGAGAAATTCAAACACCATGATGGTCAAGGGAACGGCGACTGATAGTGAACACAGAAGAATCAtcgtaaaaaaattattattgacgGTAACATCTTAA
- the LOC142539964 gene encoding uncharacterized protein LOC142539964, with translation MAQPSKEPCKKQACDIQACLTKNNFLPQRCVRVIQLLQSCCEQCDYKSTHCASVSTLLKQINK, from the exons ATGGCGCAGCCTAGTAAAGAGCCATGTAAGAAACAAGCTTGCGATATTCAAGCTTGCCTAACCAAGAACAATTTCCTCCCTCAGAG ATGTGTTAGAGTGATTCAGTTACTGCAATCTTGCTGCGAGCAATGCGACTATAAATCAACACATTGCGCTTCTGTATCCACTCTTCTAAAGCAAATAAACAAGTGA